GACCCGACCGCAACCTCCGACAGACCGTGGGCCGCTGCGGCCCGGCGGTCGACGGCGACGGCGATGTACGGCAGCGACGCGGCCAGGTTGCTGGTCACCTCGCCCACGCCGTCGCGCCCCTTGAGGTCCTTCATCAGCGCGTCCGCGGCCTTCTGCAGCGCGTCGCCGGTGGGCGCGGTGATGGTGACCTCGATGTCGCTGGATCCGAAGCCGCCGGATGCCGCGCTGACAGCGACCTCGCCGGCGTCCTTCAGCCCGTCGATCTTCTTCTGCACATCGGCGCGCAGCTTCTCCTGGTCGGCGGAGTCGCTGGTCTGGATCGAGTAGGTGATGCCCGCACCTCCCGAGAACGCATCGCGCAGCGCCGATCCGCTCGAGCCGATCGACGCCTGCACGTGAGTGATGCCGTCGACGCCGTTCAGCGCCTTCTCGACCTGCTTCGCGGCATCCGACTTCGTCTGCAGGCTGGCCGTCGCCCCGACGTCCTGCGTGACGGTCATCGTGTTCTGACCGGAGTCGCTGAGGAAGTTGATCTTCATGAGCGGCGCGGCGGCGAGCGTGCCGCCCAGCACGACCAGCGCGATGATCACGGTGGTCGCGGAGTGCTTCAGCGTCCAGCCCAGGATCGGTCGATACGCCTTCTGCAGCCGGGTCGGCGGGGCATCCGGATGCTCCGGATCGATCTGCGTGCCGTCCTCGGCGAGCAGCGGCTTGCCGGGCTTGAGGAACCAGTACGCCAGCACGGGCACGATCGTCAGCGCCACCAGCAGCGAGGCGACCATCGCGATCGTGACCGTGATCGCGAACGGGCGGAACAGCTCGCCGACGATGTCGCCGACGAACACGATGGGCAGGAACACCGCGACGGTGGTGATGGTCGAGGCCGTGATCGCCGCGGCCACCTCCTTGACCGCCAGCCGGATCGCGTCGCCCTTGTCCGCGCCCTCGACGTAGTGGCGCTTGATGTTCTCGATGACGACGATGGAGTCGTCGACCACCCGGCCGATGGCGATCGTGAGGGCGCCGAGGGTGAGCACGTTCAGCGAGTAGCCGAACGCCTGCAGCCCGATGAAGGTGATCAGCACGCTCGTGGGGATCGAGATCGCCGTCACGAGCGTGGAGCGGATCGAGAACAGGAAGACGAGGATCACCAGAACCGCGAACACCAGGCCCAGCGCCCCCTCGGTGGCGAGCGACTCGATGGACTGCTCGATGAACGGCGCCTGGTCGAAGACGACGGTGAACTCGGCATCCGGGAAGGTGCTGCTCAGCTCATCGATCGCGGCCAGCACGCCCTTGGACACCTCGACGGTGTTGGCCGAGGGCAGCTTGGTGACGGCGATCGAGAGCGCGTCCTTGCCGTCCACGCGTGAGATCGACGAGACCGGGTCGGTGGTCTGCGCGACCTTCGCGACGTCGCCGATGGTCAGATCGGTGCCGGTCAGCGGCAGCGCGGCCAGCTCCTTCGCCGACGCGATCTTCGAGCCGCTCTGCACGGTGAGGGTCTGGCCGTTCTCGGTGATGTCGCCACCGGGGAGCAGCACGCCGTTCTGCTGCAGCGCCTGACTGATGGCCTGGGTCGGCGACTGCCCCCTGGCCAGGAGCGCCTGCGTCCCTGAGCTTGTCGAAGGGTCCGGAGTGATCGTGATCCGCTGGCCGACGCCGCCGACGATCTGGGCGGCATTGACGCCCTTCACGTCCTCCAGGTCGGGGATGACCGTGCTCTCCAGGTCGGTCTGCGCCGACTCCGAGTCCGAGAAGCCGGTGACGGCGATCTGGATCACCGGGAAGTCGTCGATCGAGACGCTCAGCACCTGCGGTGAGACGTCCGCCGGCAGCGCTTGCGAGATGCGGTTGATCGCCTGCTGCATCTTCTGCTCGGCCGTCGCCAGGTTCGTGCCGTAGGTGAACGTCGCCTGCACGATCGAGGAGTTCGTCGTGCTTGTCGCGGTGGTCGATTCGAGCCCGGGCACGCCCTGGATCGCGTTCTCGATGGGCGTCGACACGTCGTTCTCGACCACCTCGGGCGAGGCGCCCGGGTAGTTCGTCATGACGATCAGCGCCGGCAGTTCGAGCGACGGGATCAGCTCCTGCTTGAGGTTCGTCAGCGCCAGCCCGCCGAACACGGCGGCCACGATCGTGATGAGGGCGATCAGCGCACGGTTGCGCAGGCTCAGGACGGAGAGATTCGACACGGTGCTCGTTTCAGTCGTTCGAGGACGAAGGACGGATGCTGTCGCCGAGGATGCCGGCGAGCGCGGATTCGATGAGGGAGCTGCTCAACGCGCCCTCGCT
Above is a genomic segment from Microbacterium sp. W4I4 containing:
- a CDS encoding efflux RND transporter permease subunit, with amino-acid sequence MSNLSVLSLRNRALIALITIVAAVFGGLALTNLKQELIPSLELPALIVMTNYPGASPEVVENDVSTPIENAIQGVPGLESTTATSTTNSSIVQATFTYGTNLATAEQKMQQAINRISQALPADVSPQVLSVSIDDFPVIQIAVTGFSDSESAQTDLESTVIPDLEDVKGVNAAQIVGGVGQRITITPDPSTSSGTQALLARGQSPTQAISQALQQNGVLLPGGDITENGQTLTVQSGSKIASAKELAALPLTGTDLTIGDVAKVAQTTDPVSSISRVDGKDALSIAVTKLPSANTVEVSKGVLAAIDELSSTFPDAEFTVVFDQAPFIEQSIESLATEGALGLVFAVLVILVFLFSIRSTLVTAISIPTSVLITFIGLQAFGYSLNVLTLGALTIAIGRVVDDSIVVIENIKRHYVEGADKGDAIRLAVKEVAAAITASTITTVAVFLPIVFVGDIVGELFRPFAITVTIAMVASLLVALTIVPVLAYWFLKPGKPLLAEDGTQIDPEHPDAPPTRLQKAYRPILGWTLKHSATTVIIALVVLGGTLAAAPLMKINFLSDSGQNTMTVTQDVGATASLQTKSDAAKQVEKALNGVDGITHVQASIGSSGSALRDAFSGGAGITYSIQTSDSADQEKLRADVQKKIDGLKDAGEVAVSAASGGFGSSDIEVTITAPTGDALQKAADALMKDLKGRDGVGEVTSNLAASLPYIAVAVDRRAAAAHGLSEVAVGSIVSNTMRPQQIGSIEVDDTSLTVYLVNPEPPTSLAALKELAIPTPTGIVQLQDIAAVEQRNGPTAITTEQGRRTATITVPPASDDLAVATRSVTASLDDVKLPEGARAEIGGVAQQQADSFSQLGLAMLAAILIVYVVMVATFKSLRQPLLLLISVPFAATGAILLQIITGVPLGVASLIGVLMLIGIVVTNAIVLVDLVNQYREKGLSAAEAVMAGGEKRLRPILMTALATIFALTPMALGITGHGGFISQPLAIVVIGGLVSSTVLTLIVLPTLYNLVEGAKERRRARRGESPETPVAAPLPEGRTLTRRELRAQGIPAANPVD